Within Nocardia terpenica, the genomic segment GCGCGCTGGCCGGTGCCGCGGGCTCCGGCGTGCTGGGCGCGGTGACCGGTTCCGGTATCGGCGCCATTCCGGGCGCGATCAACGGCGCGCTCTGGGGCACCGTGATCGGCGCGCTGGTGGGCGTCTTCGCCCCGGACTCCGTGCCGCAGGTGCTGCCCTGACCCGCAGCCGCAGGGTCGACGGCCGCGCACCGAAAGGTGCGCGGCCGTCCGCGATTGCGACTACTGCGCGGTGAAGCCGCCGTCGATCGCCACCGCGGCCCCGGTCACGAAGGACGCCTCGTCGCTGAGCAGATACACGCACAGTGAGGCGATCTCGTCCGGACGCGCGATCCGCCCCAGCGGATGCAGCGCCGCGATGCTCGCCTCGCCCTCGGGGGTGGCGCCCATCGATGCGCGGAACGCCGGGGTGTTCACCGCGCCCGACACCAGCGCATTGACCCGCACGCCCCGAGCGGCCCCCTCCAGCGCCACCGCCCGCGTCAGCCCGACGACGCCGTGCTTGGCCGCCACATACGGTGCCACCGAACCCATTCCGACCACCCCGAGATTCGAGGCGTTGTTCAGGATGGCCCCGCCGCCGGAGGCGACGATCGCCGGAACCTGGTGCCGCAGACCGTAGAACACGCCGGTCAGGTTCAGCTCCAGGTCGGCCCGCCAGGCCGACTCGTCGATATCCTGCACCGGACCGAACGCCCGCACCGCCCCCGCATTGTTGAATGCCGCGTCGAGCCGCCCGAACTCGTCG encodes:
- a CDS encoding SDR family NAD(P)-dependent oxidoreductase, which gives rise to MGSRFEAKVVLITGATSGIGEAVALRVAAEGAAVVLGARGEQPGQRVVERIRSAGGRAVFVPTDVTVADQVERLTRTALDEFGRLDAAFNNAGAVRAFGPVQDIDESAWRADLELNLTGVFYGLRHQVPAIVASGGGAILNNASNLGVVGMGSVAPYVAAKHGVVGLTRAVALEGAARGVRVNALVSGAVNTPAFRASMGATPEGEASIAALHPLGRIARPDEIASLCVYLLSDEASFVTGAAVAIDGGFTAQ